In a genomic window of Quercus lobata isolate SW786 chromosome 4, ValleyOak3.0 Primary Assembly, whole genome shotgun sequence:
- the LOC115985841 gene encoding uncharacterized protein LOC115985841, giving the protein MDECPLSLPGNSPSLPNVQAPQSQYDSIEADGQSEIVNVPIDVEDDEDDEDYNLSDFSESDDDIIEDFGDSDHGDSDELRSVEGSSDDEGNSRPRFPEFNQRIGMENVQLVKDKKFASHVVFKEALKEWCIKEKHDFEYKHNDKWRVTAISAIRKWDVGSTVKIQTVNDVFERMYICLDACKRGFLAGCRPLIGIDGCHLKGTTGGQLLVAVGKDGNDNIFPIAYAIIEIENKSSWTWFLQCLLDDIGHGLVETFKDLMPNAEHIFCIRHLHANFKKDFPGKVLKDAMWSAARAATKNSFDFHMDELKNLDVKAYEWLVKLDVRTWSRHAFNPRSKSDTLVNNIAESFNAWILEARDKLVLTMMEIIRVMLMQRLQTKRDHMRRYVGRVCPRIYKKLERIKSEVGHCISHWNGESKYEVEYIYGGRYVVDLNERTCGCGKWGLSGIPCFQAVAAIIEHGEQLETYVDIAYTKETFLSCYQWMVSPLPSHEQWPKTPYDPIKPRKFTKKVGKRKKVRKREAREPINAFRVSKKGIAMKCGNCFQWGHNQRTCKASDNPNKKAYKKKKKGQLGQSSTSGVQGSKKLLGTQQSNIGAQQSSQSHTKDNTSGSKKDKGKAKV; this is encoded by the exons ATGGATGAATGTCCACTGTCACTCCCTGGAAATTCACCTTCTTTGCCAAATGTACAAGCCCCTCAATCCCAATATGATTCTATTGAGGCTGATGGCCAATCTGAAATTGTTAATGTTCCAATTGATGTAGAGGATGATGAGGATGACGAAGATTACAATTTGAGTGATTTTTCTGAATCTGATGATGATATAATTGAAGATTTTG GAGATTCAGATCATGGGGATAGTGATGAGTTAAGGAGTGTAGAAGGGTCATCTGATGATGAAGGGAATTCAAGGCCTAGGTTCCCTGAGTTTAACCAGCGCATTGGCATGGAAAATGTACAGCTGGTGAAGGATAAAAAATTTGCATCACATGTCGTCTTCAAGGAGGCACTAAAGGAGTGGTGTattaaagaaaaacatgattttgagtATAAGCACAATGATAAGTGGAGAGTGACAgctatat CTGCTATTAGGAAGTGGGATGTGGGTAGCACAGTGAAGATACAAACTGTGAATGATGTGTTTGAGAGAATGTATATTTGTCTTGATGCTTGCAAAAGGGGATTTTTAGCAGGTTGTAGGCCACTTATTGGGATAGATGGTTGTCATTTGAAGGGGACAACAGGGGGACAGTTGCTGGTTGCTGTTGGAAAGGATGGGAATGATAATATCTTCCCAATCGCTTATGCTATCATTGAAATTGAGAATAAAAGCTCTTGGACCTGGTTTCTACAATGTCTGTTGGATGACATCGGACAT GGATTAGTAGAGACCTTTAAGGATTTGATGCCTAATGCAGAGCACATATTTTGTATTAGGCATTTACATGCAAATTTCAAGAAGGATTTTCCTGGGAAGGTACTCAAAGATGCAATGTGGAGTGCTGCTAGGGCAGCAACAAAGAATTCTTTTGACTTCCACATGGATGAGTTGAAGAATCTAGATGTGAAGGCATATGAGTGGCTTGTGAAGTTAGATGTGAGAACATGGAGCAGACATGCTTTTAATCCAAGAAGCAAGAGTGACACTCTAGTAAACAATATAGCAGAGTCTTTCAATGCTTGGATTTTGGAGGCTAGGGATAAACTAGTGTTGACAATGATGGAGATCATAAGAGTGATGTTGATGCAAAGGTTGCAAACCAAAAGAGATCATATGAGAAGGTATGTAGGGAGGGTTTGTCCAAGAATCTATAAGAAGCTTGAGAGGATAAAAAGCGAGGTTGGACATTGCATTTCTCATTGGAACGGAGAGTCCAAATATGAGGTGGAGTATATTTATGGTGGAAGATATGTGGTGGACTTGAATGAGAGGACTTGTGGTTGTGGGAAATGGGGATTGAGTGGAATCCCATGTTTTCAGGCTGTTGCTGCAATAATTGAGCATGGAGAGCAACTTGAGACTTATGTAGACATTGCTTACACTAAGGAGACATTCTTAAGTTGTTACCAATGGATGGTAAGCCCCCTTCCAAGCCATGAACAGTGGCCAAAAACACCCTATGACCCAATCAAGCCCCGAAAATTTACAAAGAAAGTAGGCAAGCGTAAGAAGGTAAGAAAGAGGGAGGCAAGAGAACCTATTAATGCATTTAGGGTGAGCAAGAAAGGAATTGCCATGAAATGTGGGAATTGTTTCCAATGGGGCCATAATCAAAGAACTTGTAAAGCTTCTGATAACCCCAACAAGAAGgcttataaaaagaaaaagaaagggcaaTTAGGACAATCATCTACATCTGGAGTTCAAGgaagtaaaaaattattg GGTACTCAGCAATCAAATATAGGTGCTCAACAATCAAGTCAAAGTCATACAAAGGACAACACTAGTGGAAGTAAGAAGGATAAGGGAAAGGCTAAGGTTTAG